A portion of the Cryptomeria japonica chromosome 5, Sugi_1.0, whole genome shotgun sequence genome contains these proteins:
- the LOC131875640 gene encoding uncharacterized protein LOC131875640, translating to MADCIFDEQGFWVPCDEIVKFVKPLVVLLQVADGDKPAMGYIYEGMDRAKEAIRFVYGADESKYGPIWEIIDRRWHHQLHRPIHVAAYYLNPAFCFIPSFKADAEVLNGLYAIMEKMGPAGTYQIDLFRELQMFSDAQGETFSRPVAKDGRTTMMPGKNKLLGLILVLFNTIL from the exons atggcagactgcatttttgatgagcaaggcttttgggtcccttgtgatgagatagtgaag tttgttaagcccttggtggttttgttgcaagttgcggatggagataagcccgcaatgggctatatatatgagggcatggatagggcgaaggaggccatcagatttgtctatggagcagatgagagcaagtatggtcccatttgggagatcattgataggagatggcatcatcagctacataggcccatccatgtggcagcctattatctgaatccggcattctgttttatcccttctttcaaggctgatgcggaggtccttaatgggctatatgcaatcatggagaagatgggacctgctggtacttatcagatagatctttttcgagagctacagatgttctcagatgcacaaggggagaccttctctcgtcctgtcgccaaagacggtaggacaactatgatgccaggtaaaaataaattgttaggcttaattttagttttattcaatactatattgtaa